The proteins below come from a single Parazoarcus communis genomic window:
- the zapB gene encoding cell division protein ZapB: MDAELTRLETQLEQLISQYSGLKGENRELRTRVGKLEAENHQLAAKVQLATEKLEALLAKLPEA, translated from the coding sequence ATGGACGCAGAACTCACCCGGCTCGAGACCCAACTCGAGCAACTCATCAGCCAGTACAGCGGACTCAAGGGCGAGAACCGCGAGTTGCGCACGCGTGTGGGCAAGCTGGAAGCCGAGAACCATCAATTGGCGGCAAAGGTGCAGCTGGCGACCGAGAAACTCGAAGCCCTGCTGGCAAAGCTGCCGGAAGCCTGA
- a CDS encoding ArnT family glycosyltransferase → MKPDRYAGATPQRASLMSFIAIALALSLYRVGVIIHLGLDPYVDEAYYWGWAQSLDWGYYSKPPMIAALIAGSIQLFGDHLLAIKAPSLILYPATAVVIRQLGCTLFDNRVGFWSGLAFLTMPLTATLGLFVSTDAPLLFFWALGMLLLWRTLQRGTVQQWVGLGVVCGLGLMSKYTMLAFVGSAFLVLLADADGRRQLTRPGPWIGALVALAILTPNLWWNWQHDFPTLRHTAEITRIGVGGRGLNLDEFVEFAGAQWISFGPLLMAGLLWAFLRPQPGWVEPRFRFLLLFSLPLLVIVSLQALTGRANGNWSAPVYVSASVLVIAFLAQRARWKLAIIAVALNAVLGIAVYHWPDIVQLAGKTLNGRNDPYKRARGWNELVGQVRPQLAAHPDAVLVGDDRELLAQLIYGLRPSRYARWQADPHIIDHYGLTVPLGTTSGDPVLFVSIRPDIGDTGACFESVEKIADVDVAVYQNFHRRVSIWLLKGFKGY, encoded by the coding sequence ATGAAACCCGATCGGTATGCCGGCGCAACCCCGCAGCGCGCGTCGCTGATGTCATTCATTGCGATCGCGCTGGCGCTCAGCCTGTATCGCGTGGGCGTGATCATTCACCTCGGCCTCGACCCCTACGTCGACGAGGCTTACTACTGGGGATGGGCGCAATCACTGGACTGGGGCTATTACTCCAAGCCCCCCATGATCGCCGCGCTGATCGCCGGCTCGATCCAGCTTTTCGGCGATCACCTGCTGGCGATCAAGGCCCCGTCGCTGATCCTCTACCCGGCCACCGCAGTGGTCATTCGCCAGCTCGGCTGCACGTTGTTCGACAATCGCGTCGGCTTCTGGTCCGGGCTTGCCTTCCTGACCATGCCGCTCACCGCCACCCTGGGCCTGTTCGTCAGCACCGACGCACCGCTGCTGTTCTTCTGGGCGCTCGGCATGCTGCTGCTGTGGCGCACACTGCAGCGGGGCACGGTGCAGCAATGGGTGGGGCTCGGGGTCGTGTGCGGCCTTGGCCTGATGTCGAAATACACCATGCTCGCCTTCGTCGGCTCGGCTTTTCTCGTCCTGCTGGCCGATGCCGACGGGCGTCGTCAGCTGACGCGACCCGGCCCCTGGATTGGCGCCCTGGTCGCGCTGGCGATTCTGACTCCCAACCTGTGGTGGAACTGGCAGCACGACTTCCCGACCCTCCGCCACACGGCGGAAATCACCCGCATCGGTGTCGGCGGGCGCGGCTTGAATCTGGATGAATTCGTCGAGTTCGCCGGCGCGCAGTGGATCTCCTTCGGGCCGCTGCTGATGGCCGGCCTGCTATGGGCCTTTCTTCGCCCGCAGCCCGGCTGGGTCGAGCCACGTTTCCGCTTCCTGCTGCTGTTTTCCCTGCCACTGCTGGTGATCGTCAGCCTGCAGGCGCTCACCGGCCGTGCCAACGGCAACTGGTCGGCCCCGGTGTATGTTTCCGCCAGCGTCCTGGTGATCGCCTTTCTCGCGCAGCGGGCCAGATGGAAGCTGGCGATCATTGCAGTCGCACTCAACGCGGTGCTGGGCATCGCCGTCTATCACTGGCCGGACATCGTTCAGCTCGCGGGCAAGACGCTCAATGGCCGTAACGATCCCTACAAACGGGCGCGCGGCTGGAATGAGCTGGTCGGGCAGGTGCGCCCGCAGCTCGCAGCCCACCCCGACGCGGTGCTGGTCGGCGACGATCGCGAACTCCTGGCGCAGCTGATCTACGGCCTGCGCCCGAGCCGCTACGCACGCTGGCAGGCGGACCCGCACATCATCGACCACTACGGCCTCACCGTGCCGCTGGGCACCACATCGGGCGACCCGGTGCTGTTCGTTTCGATCAGGCCGGACATCGGTGATACCGGCGCCTGTTTCGAATCAGTTGAAAAAATCGCGGACGTCGACGTCGCGGTTTATCAGAATTTTCACAGGAGGGTGTCAATATGGCTGCTTAAGGGCTTCAAGGGCTATTGA
- the ilvD gene encoding dihydroxy-acid dehydratase, producing MPQYRSRTSTAGRNMAGARALWRATGMKDGDFEKPIIAIANSFTQFVPGHVHLKDMGQLVAREIEKAGGVAKEFNTIAVDDGIAMGHGGMLYSLPSRDLIADSVEYMCNAHTADALVCISNCDKITPGMLMAALRLNIPTIFVSGGPMEAGKVKWEAKVISLDLVDAMVKAADKNCSDEEVDAIERSACPTCGSCSGMFTANSMNCLTEALGLSLPGNGTTLATHADREKLFKDAGHRIVDLARRYYEQDDVTALPRSIASFEAFENAITLDVSMGGSTNTVLHLLAAANEAGIDFTMKDIDRISRRVPCLCKVAPAVPDVHIEDVHRAGGIMSILGELDRAGLLHRDVPTVHSKTLGDALARWDIMQAHDKAVFDFFLAAPGGVPTQVAFSQNRRWNELDMDRVKGVIRSKANAFSQDGGLAVLYGNIAEKGCIVKTAGVDESIWKFSGRARVFESQEASVEAILGEVVQAGDVVIIRYEGPKGGPGMQEMLYPTSYLKSRGLGKECALLTDGRFSGGTSGLSIGHASPEAACGGAIALVEDGDVIEIDIPNRSIRLAISDEDLAARRAAMEAKGSAAWKPVSRERYVSAALQAYAALTTSADTGAVRDVTQVQR from the coding sequence ATGCCCCAGTATCGTTCCCGTACCTCCACCGCCGGCCGCAACATGGCGGGCGCCCGCGCGCTCTGGCGCGCGACTGGCATGAAGGACGGTGACTTTGAAAAGCCGATCATCGCCATTGCCAACAGTTTTACCCAGTTCGTGCCGGGGCATGTGCACCTGAAGGACATGGGGCAACTGGTCGCACGCGAGATCGAGAAGGCCGGCGGCGTAGCCAAGGAATTCAATACCATCGCGGTCGATGACGGCATCGCCATGGGTCATGGCGGCATGCTCTATTCGCTGCCGTCGCGCGACCTCATCGCCGACAGCGTCGAATACATGTGCAACGCCCACACCGCAGACGCGCTCGTGTGCATCTCGAACTGCGACAAGATCACCCCGGGCATGCTGATGGCCGCATTGCGCCTGAACATCCCGACCATCTTCGTGTCCGGTGGCCCGATGGAAGCCGGCAAGGTGAAGTGGGAGGCCAAGGTCATCTCGCTCGACCTGGTCGATGCGATGGTTAAGGCGGCCGACAAGAACTGCTCCGACGAAGAAGTCGACGCCATCGAGCGCTCGGCATGTCCGACCTGCGGTTCGTGCTCCGGCATGTTTACCGCCAACTCGATGAACTGCCTGACCGAAGCGCTGGGCCTGTCGCTGCCGGGGAACGGCACCACGCTGGCAACCCACGCCGACCGCGAAAAGCTGTTCAAGGATGCCGGCCATCGCATCGTCGATCTGGCCCGTCGCTATTACGAGCAGGACGACGTCACCGCACTGCCGCGCTCGATCGCCAGCTTCGAGGCGTTCGAAAACGCGATCACCCTCGATGTCTCCATGGGTGGGTCGACCAATACCGTCCTCCACCTGCTGGCTGCTGCAAATGAAGCCGGTATCGATTTCACCATGAAGGACATCGACCGCATCTCGCGCCGCGTGCCCTGCCTGTGCAAGGTGGCGCCCGCCGTGCCGGACGTGCATATCGAGGATGTGCACCGTGCCGGCGGCATCATGAGCATTCTCGGCGAACTCGATCGTGCCGGCCTGCTGCATCGCGATGTGCCCACTGTTCACAGCAAGACACTGGGCGATGCTCTGGCGCGCTGGGACATCATGCAGGCTCACGACAAGGCGGTGTTCGACTTCTTCCTCGCTGCGCCCGGCGGCGTGCCGACCCAGGTCGCCTTCAGCCAGAACCGGCGCTGGAACGAGCTCGACATGGACCGCGTCAAGGGTGTGATCCGCAGCAAGGCCAATGCTTTCAGCCAGGATGGTGGACTGGCCGTGCTCTACGGCAACATTGCCGAGAAGGGCTGCATCGTGAAGACCGCCGGGGTGGACGAGTCGATCTGGAAGTTCTCCGGTCGCGCCCGCGTGTTCGAGAGCCAGGAAGCCTCGGTGGAGGCTATTCTTGGCGAAGTGGTGCAGGCGGGCGATGTGGTCATCATCCGCTACGAGGGGCCAAAGGGTGGGCCGGGCATGCAGGAGATGCTGTATCCGACCTCCTACCTGAAGAGCCGCGGGCTCGGTAAGGAATGCGCATTGCTCACCGACGGCCGCTTCTCGGGCGGCACCTCGGGCCTGTCGATCGGCCACGCGTCGCCCGAAGCGGCTTGTGGCGGCGCGATTGCGCTGGTCGAGGACGGCGACGTGATCGAGATCGACATCCCGAATCGCAGCATCCGACTGGCGATCAGCGACGAAGACCTCGCCGCCCGCCGTGCCGCAATGGAGGCGAAGGGAAGCGCGGCATGGAAACCAGTCAGCCGCGAGCGTTACGTCTCCGCAGCCCTCCAGGCCTACGCGGCGCTCACCACCTCGGCCGATACCGGCGCGGTGCGTGACGTGACGCAGGTACAGCGTTGA
- a CDS encoding glycosyltransferase: MKTLHLIGSAGMGGAERWFARFLGAMTRRQEKVEAVVRTGSALARRHLTGVPFYELPLRTVWDPVSRVEVSRLIAGSDARIVQTYMGRATRLTHIRPGRGRVHVARLGGYYRLDPFRHAHAWIGNTRGLCDWMVKGGLPANRVFHITNFAEPVKESGAAERIALREQIGLSDSDCMMVTAGRLVEVKGHRFLIDALRRAPAEVAGRRVRLVILGDGERLLSLQQQAAEAGVAERIHWAGWQHDPAPWYQAADLVVFPSRDEETLGNVILEAWSHGKPLLTTAFRGAREIARHGEDAWVVPCDDSAALAAGIEQLIRDTGLRQRLVQAGLVRVQRDFSEAAVIDQYRALYSGLTGAG, from the coding sequence ATGAAAACGCTGCATCTGATCGGCAGTGCCGGGATGGGCGGCGCGGAGCGCTGGTTTGCGCGATTTCTTGGTGCAATGACGCGACGCCAGGAGAAAGTGGAAGCGGTGGTGCGCACCGGTTCGGCGCTCGCCCGGCGCCATCTGACCGGGGTGCCTTTTTACGAACTGCCGCTGCGCACGGTGTGGGATCCCGTGTCCCGGGTTGAGGTGTCGCGCCTCATTGCAGGCAGCGACGCGCGTATCGTGCAGACCTACATGGGGCGGGCAACCCGCCTGACGCATATCCGGCCGGGCCGGGGCAGGGTGCATGTGGCGCGGCTTGGCGGTTACTACCGGCTCGACCCGTTTCGCCACGCGCATGCCTGGATCGGCAATACCCGAGGGCTGTGCGACTGGATGGTCAAGGGCGGGCTGCCGGCGAACCGGGTGTTTCACATCACCAACTTTGCCGAGCCGGTGAAGGAGTCGGGCGCAGCCGAGCGGATTGCGCTGCGTGAGCAGATCGGCCTGAGCGACAGCGACTGCATGATGGTGACGGCAGGACGCCTGGTCGAGGTCAAGGGCCACCGCTTCCTGATCGATGCGCTCAGGCGCGCGCCGGCTGAGGTCGCGGGGCGACGTGTGCGCCTCGTGATCCTGGGCGACGGCGAACGCCTGCTTTCCCTGCAGCAGCAGGCGGCTGAGGCCGGCGTGGCCGAGCGGATCCACTGGGCGGGGTGGCAGCACGACCCCGCGCCCTGGTATCAGGCTGCCGATCTGGTGGTCTTTCCGTCGCGCGACGAGGAGACGCTCGGGAATGTCATCCTCGAGGCCTGGAGCCACGGCAAGCCCCTGCTCACGACTGCATTCAGGGGCGCGCGCGAGATTGCGCGCCACGGTGAGGATGCCTGGGTCGTGCCTTGCGACGACAGCGCGGCACTGGCTGCCGGTATCGAGCAATTGATCCGTGACACGGGGCTGCGACAGCGCCTGGTGCAGGCAGGACTTGTGCGGGTGCAGAGGGATTTCTCGGAGGCGGCCGTTATCGACCAGTACCGCGCGCTCTACTCGGGGCTGACCGGGGCGGGCTGA
- a CDS encoding tyrosine-protein phosphatase yields MHNALSTPSRRFRTWLDMHLVDHGCVRAIYNNFYPLGGDMYRCSQPSPRQIRKYRDRYGIRSIINLRGVHDYGSYFYEEEACTQLGIRLISVKLYSRTPPSVAEIHRMRDIFAGLEYPALIHCKSGADRAGLGAVLYRVLHLGHPVSDAISELSWKYGHSKRAKTGILDFFFATYLAYNATRPIAFIDWVDTVYDEQALKVSFRDEGFSSLIVDKVLHRE; encoded by the coding sequence ATGCACAACGCACTCTCAACACCTTCGCGCCGGTTCCGTACCTGGCTGGACATGCATCTGGTCGACCACGGCTGCGTACGCGCGATCTACAACAATTTCTATCCGCTCGGCGGCGACATGTATCGCTGCAGCCAGCCCAGCCCGCGCCAGATCCGCAAGTACCGCGACCGTTACGGCATCCGCAGCATCATCAACCTGCGCGGCGTGCACGACTACGGCTCGTACTTCTATGAAGAAGAAGCCTGCACGCAACTCGGCATCAGGCTGATCAGCGTCAAGCTGTATTCCCGCACCCCGCCCTCGGTGGCCGAGATACACCGCATGCGCGACATCTTTGCCGGCCTCGAGTATCCGGCCCTGATCCACTGCAAATCGGGCGCCGACCGCGCCGGGCTCGGCGCCGTGCTGTACCGCGTACTGCACCTCGGTCACCCGGTGAGCGATGCCATCAGCGAACTGTCGTGGAAGTACGGCCATTCGAAACGGGCCAAGACCGGGATCCTGGATTTCTTCTTTGCCACCTATCTGGCGTACAACGCGACCCGGCCCATCGCCTTCATCGACTGGGTTGACACCGTGTATGACGAACAGGCGCTCAAGGTGAGCTTTCGCGATGAGGGCTTTTCCAGCCTGATCGTGGACAAGGTCCTGCACCGCGAATGA
- a CDS encoding cell division protein ZapA, producing MESLDITLLGKEYRVACTAETRDGLVEAVAYVDGKLKELVGKTSASGEKLAVMTALNIAHEFIQHQRGNGFDMPAAKRRIGLMQARLDGVLAQQDKLF from the coding sequence ATGGAATCCCTGGACATCACCTTGCTGGGCAAGGAATACCGCGTGGCCTGCACGGCCGAGACCAGGGACGGTCTGGTTGAAGCGGTCGCCTATGTCGATGGCAAACTGAAGGAGCTGGTCGGAAAGACCAGCGCGTCGGGTGAAAAGCTGGCCGTTATGACCGCGCTCAACATCGCCCACGAGTTCATTCAGCATCAACGTGGAAACGGGTTTGACATGCCGGCCGCGAAGCGTAGAATCGGACTCATGCAAGCACGCCTTGACGGGGTACTGGCCCAGCAGGACAAGCTCTTTTGA
- a CDS encoding glycosyltransferase family 4 protein, giving the protein MKVLHVESGRHLYGGAKQVLHIMEGLKRHGVENLLACPTGAHIATLARPHAEVFEMKMKGDADVGMALRLRRLIAAQAPDIVHIHSRRGADLWGGVAAMLGRVPVVLSRRVDNPEPQWLVHAKYSMYEHVIAISDGIRKVLIDEGLSEGRVSCVRSAVDPRPYLGDYDKAAFRAGLGLPADALLIGMVAQLIPRKGHRHLLQALDDVLVRHPGAQVLIYGRGPLEAELHQLIAARGLQRNVRLMGFVDNLPAVIGCLDLLVHPADLEGLGVSLLQAAAAAVPIVACRAGGVPEAVRHGLNGLLIESGDVTALAAAINRLLVDPALRVHMGAAGRALMVREFSVDVMCEGNLAVYRKVLASQQVLRPAGMPA; this is encoded by the coding sequence ATGAAAGTCCTGCACGTCGAATCCGGCCGCCACCTGTATGGCGGGGCGAAACAGGTGCTGCACATCATGGAAGGCCTCAAGCGCCACGGGGTGGAAAACCTGCTGGCCTGTCCCACAGGCGCGCACATCGCAACGCTGGCACGTCCGCACGCGGAGGTGTTCGAGATGAAGATGAAGGGCGATGCCGATGTCGGCATGGCGCTGCGACTGCGGCGCCTGATCGCAGCCCAGGCGCCCGACATCGTCCATATTCACAGCCGGCGCGGAGCCGACCTGTGGGGCGGTGTCGCCGCCATGCTCGGACGGGTGCCGGTGGTGCTGTCGCGCAGGGTGGATAACCCCGAGCCGCAATGGCTGGTGCACGCCAAGTATTCGATGTACGAGCATGTGATTGCGATCTCGGACGGGATTCGCAAGGTGCTGATCGATGAAGGCCTGAGCGAAGGCAGGGTGAGTTGCGTGCGCAGCGCGGTCGATCCTCGCCCCTATCTGGGCGACTACGACAAAGCCGCGTTTCGCGCCGGACTCGGGCTGCCAGCGGATGCGCTGCTTATCGGCATGGTCGCCCAACTGATCCCGCGCAAAGGCCATCGCCACCTGCTGCAGGCGCTCGATGACGTGCTGGTGCGCCATCCCGGTGCGCAGGTGTTGATCTACGGTCGCGGACCGCTCGAGGCCGAACTGCATCAGCTGATCGCAGCGCGTGGTCTGCAGCGCAATGTCCGCCTGATGGGCTTTGTCGATAACCTGCCGGCAGTGATCGGCTGCCTTGACTTGCTGGTGCACCCGGCCGATCTCGAAGGGCTCGGGGTGTCCTTGCTCCAGGCTGCGGCGGCTGCGGTGCCGATTGTTGCCTGTCGCGCTGGCGGCGTGCCCGAGGCGGTGCGTCACGGCCTCAACGGGCTGCTGATCGAGTCCGGCGATGTGACGGCGCTGGCGGCGGCAATCAACCGCCTGCTCGTCGATCCGGCACTGCGCGTGCATATGGGTGCGGCCGGTCGCGCGCTGATGGTGCGCGAGTTCTCGGTCGATGTGATGTGCGAGGGAAATCTGGCGGTCTATCGCAAGGTGCTGGCTTCGCAGCAGGTGCTTCGTCCCGCAGGCATGCCGGCTTGA
- a CDS encoding glycosyltransferase family 9 protein: MSAPEALPESVVSRGMSRILLVRTSAIGDIVFASPFLAALRQRYPEAHIAWLVEPGMAGLLEADPCVDEVILWPKTEWKRLWQAGQYRALAARVRAFSRMLKDGRFDTAIDLQSLLKSGWLTWLSGAPQRIGLGSREGSQYLMTRVVPGGGMPGQISSEYRHLAQVLGLDTAGFHPRLRLSPAVQRRALDKLAHHGVAPGCYVVFAPFTTRAQKHWTEEAWHALARRAQRDLGLRPVVLGGPGDRDAAQRIAGKDTGALALAGETTLAEAAAIVEHAALVIGVDTGLTHMAVAFKRPLVTLFGSTRPYLDAGRANVRVIWLGLGCSPCRRTPSCGGAFPCMRDIDPARVLDEARIVLNAEIPS; encoded by the coding sequence ATGAGCGCACCCGAGGCCCTGCCGGAAAGCGTGGTCAGCCGCGGCATGTCCCGCATCCTGCTGGTGCGTACCTCGGCGATCGGCGACATCGTCTTTGCCTCCCCCTTTCTGGCCGCCTTGCGTCAGCGTTACCCGGAAGCGCACATCGCCTGGCTGGTCGAGCCCGGCATGGCCGGATTGCTCGAAGCCGATCCCTGCGTCGATGAAGTCATCCTGTGGCCCAAGACAGAGTGGAAGCGTCTTTGGCAGGCCGGACAGTACCGTGCGCTGGCGGCGCGCGTCCGTGCGTTCTCCCGCATGCTCAAGGACGGTCGGTTCGACACCGCGATCGACCTCCAGAGTCTGCTCAAGAGCGGCTGGCTGACCTGGCTCTCGGGCGCCCCTCAGCGCATCGGCCTGGGCTCGCGCGAAGGCAGCCAGTACCTGATGACCCGGGTGGTGCCGGGTGGCGGCATGCCGGGGCAGATCAGCTCGGAATATCGTCATCTGGCGCAGGTACTCGGGCTCGATACCGCCGGCTTTCATCCCCGCCTGCGCTTGTCTCCGGCTGTGCAGCGCCGCGCGCTGGACAAGCTCGCGCACCACGGCGTGGCTCCCGGGTGCTACGTCGTGTTCGCACCCTTTACGACCAGAGCGCAGAAGCACTGGACCGAAGAAGCATGGCACGCGCTTGCGCGTCGGGCGCAGCGGGATCTCGGGTTGCGGCCGGTCGTGCTGGGCGGCCCGGGCGATCGTGACGCGGCGCAACGGATTGCGGGCAAGGACACCGGTGCGCTCGCACTCGCCGGCGAAACCACGCTGGCAGAGGCCGCCGCTATTGTCGAGCACGCGGCGCTGGTGATCGGCGTGGATACCGGTCTGACCCACATGGCCGTGGCCTTCAAGCGGCCGCTTGTCACCCTGTTTGGTTCCACCCGCCCCTACCTCGATGCCGGTCGCGCCAATGTGCGCGTGATCTGGCTGGGGCTCGGGTGTTCTCCCTGCCGCCGCACGCCTTCCTGCGGCGGCGCCTTTCCCTGTATGCGGGACATCGATCCCGCGCGCGTTCTCGACGAGGCGCGCATTGTCCTGAATGCGGAGATTCCATCATGA
- a CDS encoding symmetrical bis(5'-nucleosyl)-tetraphosphatase: MATYAIGDIQGCHDAFQRLLAKISFDPAADRLWIVGDLVNRGPQSVQVLRALREMGDSATVVLGNHDLYLLMVGAGDKRRDKDDTLYQVLEAPDRDELLHWLSGLPLIHVEGDHAMLHAGLLPQWTVSKAQALAAEVSAALTGPDARQFLLHLAGDRPDRWDESLKGWPRLRVIVNAMTRMRFCTPDGRMALRGKGPPHKAPAGTVPWFAAPERFNRTHTIVCGHWSALGFYRTEGLLALDSGCVWGGKLTAVRLDDDEVFQVTA; the protein is encoded by the coding sequence ATGGCAACGTACGCAATAGGCGATATTCAGGGCTGTCACGACGCGTTTCAGCGCTTGCTGGCGAAGATTTCGTTCGACCCCGCGGCAGACCGCCTGTGGATCGTCGGCGATCTGGTCAATCGCGGGCCGCAGTCGGTGCAGGTTCTGCGCGCTTTGCGCGAGATGGGCGACTCGGCAACGGTCGTGCTTGGCAATCATGATCTCTACCTGTTGATGGTCGGCGCCGGCGACAAGCGCCGGGACAAGGACGATACGCTGTACCAGGTGCTCGAGGCGCCCGACCGTGACGAGTTGCTGCACTGGCTTTCAGGCCTGCCGCTGATACACGTCGAGGGCGATCATGCGATGCTGCATGCGGGCTTGCTGCCGCAATGGACCGTCTCCAAGGCACAGGCGCTGGCAGCCGAAGTGAGTGCGGCGCTGACGGGGCCCGATGCAAGGCAGTTCCTGCTGCACCTTGCAGGTGACCGCCCCGACCGCTGGGACGAGTCACTGAAGGGGTGGCCGCGCCTGCGCGTGATCGTCAATGCGATGACGCGCATGCGCTTCTGCACGCCCGACGGGCGCATGGCGCTGCGTGGCAAGGGGCCTCCGCACAAGGCGCCAGCCGGTACCGTGCCGTGGTTTGCTGCGCCTGAGCGCTTCAACCGTACCCACACAATCGTCTGCGGCCACTGGTCGGCGCTCGGGTTCTACCGCACGGAAGGCTTGCTTGCACTCGACTCCGGCTGTGTCTGGGGTGGCAAGCTCACCGCAGTGCGACTCGACGACGACGAGGTGTTTCAGGTTACCGCCTGA
- a CDS encoding GNAT family N-acetyltransferase, with protein MLQTRQQVANRPGRNFHVGLATCDTEILEAQKLRYRVFAEEMGARLSTRTPGVDRDIYDPFCEHLIVRDEDAGRIVGTYRILSPSAACKVGGYYSENEFDLTRLQHLRNRIVEIGRSCIDPDYRSGAVITLLWSGLARYMKENGYGYLIGCASISMADGGHTAASLYNRLRETHLAPLEYRVFPRLALPLDMLRGDLPAETPPLIKGYLRAGAWVCGDPAWDPDFNTADLPLLIPMDKVSDKYAKHFLGRKD; from the coding sequence ATGCTCCAGACCCGCCAGCAAGTCGCAAACCGCCCCGGGCGCAATTTTCACGTCGGGCTCGCCACCTGCGACACCGAGATTCTCGAAGCACAGAAGCTTCGCTACCGCGTATTCGCCGAAGAGATGGGCGCCCGCCTTTCCACCCGCACGCCGGGTGTTGACCGCGACATCTATGACCCCTTCTGCGAACACCTCATCGTGCGCGACGAAGACGCCGGGCGCATCGTCGGCACTTATCGCATCCTGTCGCCGTCTGCCGCGTGCAAGGTCGGCGGCTACTATTCGGAAAACGAGTTCGACCTCACCCGCCTGCAGCACCTGCGCAACCGCATCGTCGAGATCGGCCGCTCCTGCATCGACCCCGACTATCGCAGCGGCGCCGTCATCACCCTGCTGTGGTCCGGGCTCGCCCGCTACATGAAGGAGAACGGCTACGGCTATCTGATCGGCTGCGCCTCGATCAGCATGGCCGACGGCGGCCACACTGCAGCCAGTCTGTATAATCGTCTGCGTGAAACGCATCTGGCACCGCTTGAATACCGCGTATTCCCGCGGCTTGCCTTGCCGCTCGACATGCTGCGCGGCGACCTGCCGGCCGAGACGCCCCCGCTGATCAAGGGCTACCTGCGTGCAGGTGCCTGGGTGTGCGGTGACCCCGCGTGGGATCCGGACTTCAACACGGCCGACCTGCCACTGCTGATTCCGATGGACAAGGTGTCGGACAAATACGCCAAGCACTTCCTGGGACGCAAAGACTGA
- a CDS encoding lysophospholipid acyltransferase family protein — protein MGLHLARGVLTVALVYPLSRDATRLRLRQRWSRQLLNILGMKLQPGGCDIAPGSMLVANHVSWIDIFVINALAPSAFISKHEVRAWPVIGWLAAKSETVFLRRGSRGHAKIVNAEIASLLGAGRNVAVFPEGTTTDGSHVLHFHAALLQPAIEAGQPLQTLALSYHLEDGSPSRAPAYDGDLSLGECLDNILAHRHLVARIAVDTPLTTTPDSSRRELAHQTREMIAARIGADAQHAPDGQKAVVRPSTSMQPKTA, from the coding sequence GTGGGCCTGCATCTGGCCCGCGGCGTGCTCACGGTCGCACTGGTCTATCCGCTCAGCCGCGACGCCACCCGTTTGCGCCTGCGTCAGCGCTGGTCGCGGCAACTGCTGAACATTCTCGGCATGAAGCTTCAGCCCGGCGGCTGCGACATCGCACCGGGCAGCATGCTGGTGGCCAACCACGTGTCGTGGATCGATATCTTCGTCATCAACGCCCTTGCGCCCTCGGCCTTCATCTCCAAGCATGAAGTCCGCGCCTGGCCGGTCATTGGCTGGCTGGCGGCAAAAAGCGAAACCGTCTTCCTGCGTCGCGGCAGCCGTGGCCACGCGAAGATCGTCAACGCAGAGATTGCGTCGCTGCTTGGCGCTGGCCGCAACGTGGCGGTGTTTCCGGAAGGCACGACGACCGACGGCAGCCATGTCCTGCACTTCCACGCTGCCCTGCTGCAACCGGCCATCGAGGCCGGACAGCCACTGCAAACGCTCGCGTTGTCCTATCACCTGGAAGACGGCAGCCCGAGCCGGGCCCCGGCCTATGACGGCGACCTCAGCCTGGGCGAATGTCTGGACAACATCCTCGCGCATCGCCACCTGGTCGCGCGCATCGCAGTCGACACGCCCCTGACGACCACCCCGGACAGCAGTCGTCGCGAACTTGCACACCAGACCCGCGAGATGATTGCGGCAAGGATCGGCGCGGACGCACAGCACGCGCCAGACGGGCAGAAAGCAGTGGTCCGCCCAAGCACATCGATGCAACCGAAAACCGCCTGA